The Festucalex cinctus isolate MCC-2025b chromosome 6, RoL_Fcin_1.0, whole genome shotgun sequence genomic sequence CACAGTGTAAACATTTTAGCACAAGCAGGCCATTGCAGTGTGGTTCACAGCTCCAAATTATGTCCTAATGGGAAAGGGGACAGAACAGCAACAATACCTCTCTTCCATGATGCGGCACATTCTGTAAATAGCACTGTGGCCAAGGTGAGTGCCTAGCACTTTCCTCATCAACTGCATgagacaataaaaaaacaagaagaggaGACAGTTAATTTGTTTGTCCTGAAATTAAGAGCATTGAAATGCATTTCTACCTACATTCCAGCAGGATTCACAGAATTCTTTGACATTGACTGTATGGCACAGTGTGACGATGAAGACACAAAGAGAGTCTGAGGGGAGACAGTTGTAACACACCACTGCATCAAGGACTTGGAGAGCCACCTGAAATATATAAAACGTGTCACTGCTACTGTAAGAATTGCATTGTGCCCACCATTCCAACTAATTGTTACATCTACACTTTGGAAAACTAAAGTAAAAGCAACCAACCTCAATATCTGTTGAAGAGGTCGTTCTGTTGCAGAGAAGACAGAttttcctgcaaaaaaaaagaagaaaaaaatcttaatcATAGCTAGAAAACAAAGCACGTCTGTAGTATTGGCTGTGCGACTTACTGGACCATGATGGAGACATTTTGGTCCAAGTAACAACTATTGAACTTCACCAGATTGACAAGAACGTGAAGAAAGTCAGAGGTGAGGCCGATGTCCATCCACAACAGGACAAAGCGAGCTAAACGGACAAAAGAGAGATGAGACTCTATGTCATGTATGCTTGCTGAATATAAAGCGCATTGATGATGACTTTATATTGTGAAGACCGCAACAACGACCCAAGTGAAGCATTTACATATTCATCTTATTCACCTATGTCCTCCTCAAGGTATGTGATGTCCTTCCCATTCTCAGTTAAGGCCTTGAAGACTTCCAGTCTGTCGGAAAGATCTTCATTGCATGGTTGGTAGTCTCTAATCACGTTGAAAAAGTAAGCTCTCAGGGCCCCGAGTCGCTCGCCCTTCCAAAGAGAAACATGATTAGGTCTCTGGAAATACATctgtgaacattttcaaagcatTTGTCTATGTTGTATGTATCAACCTGTCCCTGTATAATAGCCTTGAGCAGCTGAAGGACAGCATGTCTGGCCTCAGGAGGTTGTTCCGGTGTCAGCATGTCCTCCACGGATTTCCACACTGCCTCTACTGCATGCTGCCAAACGCACACACAGTGTAAATGTACGGTAGCTTTTAATAAATGTACATCAGGTATGTACATCAAATGTATGAAAGCACTCACCTCCtcaaatctttttgttttggcgaGATCACAAATGTGATTCATTGTGCGGATGCGGTTACTTGGGCCACATTCAGGGTGGAGCTCCTGAGAAAAAGAAGGGTGAaaggaaggtaaaaaaaaaatacagtggacATAAATAGGGTCACACACAGCcatgttcaaatgccaggcttTGTGATGCAAAATATAACAACCATATAAGAAGGGCCAACCAAACCCCCGTCCATGCACTTGTGCTTTACTGTGTATGCTCCGCGTTGGTCCACATCAGTGATTACTAACCTTTATTCAACCAGGGTAGCTATTTTAAGTTTGAAAACTCTTGcagcacaaacaaaaatgtcacaaaagtgCATAAGTCAATTATGCCATCTCTGTCACTATTACAAAATAAGTTACTGGCATAGATATATGAGCAAAGATATATTATttgttacaaataaataattttctgacaattggaaaaaaaaaaaaaaaaaaaaaaaaaaaagattaagttCCTGTGGCGCACCCTAATTAGAGCTTTCACAGCACACTGCACCCCAGCACAATGGTTGGGAAATTAAATTACTCTACTGTAATCCGAATGGTAcccaggctccctctagtggtatgcgaAAGAACCactgaattaaatgtttaaactgTGCAAAATGTTATAGTAAtcgtaaagaaaaaaatatatggtttaaaaaaacaaaaacattttgtccgCAAAAACTAGCCATatgttttttcttatttaagaaagaaaaaggtTGTGTTTTTAGCTTGACTAATTTTGGCATCAACTGTCGCCTCAGCAGAACAGTTAAATGCAGCTTCTGAGGAAGGCAACAGTTGCCGCCGAAACTAGCCAAGGGAAAAACACAacctttttttgtcttaaataagaaaaaccatacgactgaaaaaaaaaagaaagaaagaaaaaaaagaaagaaagaaagaaagaaagaaagaaagaaagaaagaaagaaagaaagaaagaaagaaagaaagaaagaaagaaagaaaaaaagaaagaaattatattttttaatttttgtaataAGATTTGTCtatttttcaattaattgaATCTTGGTCATTATGGTGGTACAGTACTTGGAGcgctgagttgtttttttttgtggtacttggtgtaaaaagaGTGAGAACCACTGGTCTACATAAATCAGTGTATGAGCAATAAGCATATATTGCAAAGCATTTCCTTCgcctacattttttaaattataatacaAGTACTAAAAAGCATCAAAAATGTTATTAGTGACTAAATGACTCAACTTTCATCACATTGGTGTCAATTTTAAAACATCTCAAGTCATATGCAATCCCATAGCTCTCAAACCTAAGTCCTTGAGGGCCACTATCGTGCACTTTTCAGAGGTTTGACTCccccaacacacctgaatcgaatgatcaggatcattatcaggtttaTTTAGAAGTCTGATCACATCTACAATAGGCAGAACTACGGCCCTCAAGGCCCAGACTTTAACGgcttttaacttaccttgatGATATCAGCTGTAATGATAAACTCAGACGATTTGTGGTCACTCTGTTTGCTGGGGGGACGTGGGGGTCCAAGACCAAATATCCCCTTCACCTTGTCTTTTAAGCTTTCTTTACTTGGTTGTTTATTCATCCTTTAGCAAAGAGGGTGTGCAGTGTACAATGGAAGGCTGTGAACAGAGTGAAATGCATTACGGCAAGGCAAGTCTATTTCTATAgcccatttcatacacaaggcaactcaatgtgttttacacaaggAGAGACAACACCtacaagcatcaacaaacagttaAAAACCATTCAGAAGGAGAGAAACCAAAAGTAGCTTACAAATTTTACTAAAAGAATATACATTGACAATGTAGAAACAACATtaaacatcaaacatcaaaaACATTTAGAGCAAAGACGTTTTcgatttgtgtgcagcataacagttaAATGCAGCTTCATCATGTTTACTTTGagctctgggttccactaattAACCCAATGGGTTTGTATTCAAACagcaggtggtggtggtgtttggcaggcATAGTTCGAGGGCaaacgggggtgggggggtgtcagCCAGGAGAAGAGGACCATTATTAAAAGTGCATATGgccatttaattttaattgcagGACTAAACATGATTATCACAAGAAAAGCAAACATCTTGAGTAAAGGTTGTTATTGTGAggcgctcactttttttttttcttccttttttattttatcttctttttattttgagcCTGGAGGCTGTTGAGTGCAGACGTGCTTTGTTGTGCTCCACAATAAATacgccatacttggctaaagaaacttcatctttccgtcatccattcatccgaatgcatcgttaagCTGCCAAAACTTAACAAAGGTGCATCACAGATTTCTGTATGAACCATACTTAAgtcaaatttaaaaacacaatacaCTAGTGTAGCCAATATATTTCATCAAAAATTGCATATTCCGGTCAACTCAAATGCAATGTTGGTTATCAATGGGCAAAGCATAAACCACATATTAAAACCAAATAGGCCTATCATGCAGTAGAAAACGTTTTCAAGATTAGGGTTACATTTAAAGAATGTTTGCCATGTGCACTTGACAGAGGAGCAGAGGGGAACGGAGTGAAGCAAACACAACCCCTTCTCTGCTTCCATTTAACAGCGACATCGTTGTAATTTCCTCTCCGGCCAGAGGACATGGACATCATTAGGACTAAACATTAAACTCGGCTGAATTAAGACAATTGCATCATGATCATGTCGTTGCTGACTGACCCGTTAACTTTACCACTGACTGCAGGAGGCTAGCATTCCTTGAGTGGTAAACACCGCCCCTCTCCTCACCTTATTCGTATTGAGCTCTTTTTTGTGTCATTCAGTCACAGCTTCCCCTCTGCAACTGAAGGAGTGCTAGCCACGTTTGTACATTAAATAGTTATTAAATTCACCCCGCGGGAGGGTTGTTCTGCTTCTGGAGCAAGCACAGCACAATCCTGCACTGATCGGATGACACACCGATGGTCTGACACCGAGACTTCCGGCAAAAACACGTTCGCTGCGCTGTCccctgggaaatgtagtccagtACTAGCTAAACAtcacaaacattttgttttcagaTTACCAAActaccaaaaacgtttaatataaTGTAAGTTTACTTTTCGTGAAATACTAATAAAATTATCTTATACTTATTTATTGAAACcagcagttagttttttttcccctccccctcGAAACAGTGCACTGACTTTAGTTCCTAGGTGTCCCCGTTTTCTTCATGTCCGCCGTGGCGGGAGCATGTTCAGTGCAGTTTTGTGTTTCCGAATGACTTCTCCttatttttcacaaaacatGACAGTTGTCACTCGGAGAGCTGAGAAGGTTGCCAGGTGCACCGCCGCTGTTGCCCCTCTCCGATCCAGACGAGGGGACGCGGATGCCATTTCCTCGGTGGCTGTCAAAGTAGAAGAAGAGGAGGCGAGAATCTCCCAGAAAACAGCCTCCTTGACAACACTAGgtaatattgaaattaagtaGTCCTTTATTCTTCTTGGAATGTTGTCATGGAGACTAGTTCATTTAACACAGTGTGCACaagtgtgtgatttttttatttatttttatttcttacagtactaaaatcaaaataaatgaaaacatgcTTCCACCTCAGTGAAtcggaaataataaaatacacataATAGCTGAGGTCAgcaaaatataataatacatgaggaaaacaaaataaaaaaattggtccacccaaatattacaatatatatatatttgtcagGGCAGTGtataaattcaattaaattcattaaattaaaccAACAGAATAATAGACACTCGTTCATTGGGCCATGTGGCTAAATCATGCATTCTAGTTTGTTATTGCATTCTTTCCTCTTCAAGTTGAAATGTGTCATTCTCTCTGTTCAGATGGGAGTCAGGACCTCCTCCAGTTGGCCACCGCTCAACCAAAACTAGAATCAGATGCTCTGTCGTTATCTTCGCTTGGCCGCAGACGGCGACAAATAAAGGTGGAGTACGATGAAGGTGGGTCACCAGTGAAGACGGAGCACTGGGAGCCTCCTGACTGGAAGAAACAGTTGGCACACATTCGAGAGATGAGGAGCAGCCGTGATGCCCCCGTAGATAGCATGGGAGCAGAGAAGTGCTATGACGCAGAGGCTCCAGCTAATGTTGGTCTATATACACTATATTTATatgctagtttaaaaaaaacaacaactttgctttGACAAAGATTTTCTGAATATGTGTCGTTCTTTATGCAGGTGAGACGCTTCCAGGTGTTGGTGTCCCTGATGCTGTCCAGTCAGACCAAAGACCAGGTGACAGCAGCTGCCATGCAGAGGCTTAGAGAACATGGCTGTACTGCAGAAAAACTCCTGTCTACTGATGAGGAAACTTTGGGGAAACTCATCTACCCAGTTGGCTTCTGGAGGGTAAGGCCACAAAATCTACATTTGAATCGGTGCACAAATTATGCATCTACCTCCTTGACATTTCCGTTTCACTATTCCTTTGTAGAACAAAGTCAAATTTCTGAAGATGACATCGGCCATGCTTGTGAAGGATTATGGAGGGGACATTCCAGACACGGTAGAGGGGCTTGTCCGTCTGCCAGGGGTGGGACCCAAGATGGCTCACCTGGCTATGGATATCGCCTGGGACCAGGTCTCTGGTATAGGTGGGTGTACAATCCAAGCAAGTGGAATCACTTTTATTTCTAATCAGATTTAAAATCAAGTGCAACAGCCTTGAGAATAGACAGTACTACAAATTTGTGGGATATCAACACTGGAATTGGAAGCAAGTCATACATACTTTAGTACACTACATACTTTCATACACTAACCTATTCTTGAAACCTTTACAATAAAGTagtgtagtagtagcagtagcagtagtagtagtaataatagtagtacACTGAAATGTGGGAAATTTGTCAAAGCATGCATCCCcattgtggctctttagtccatCTCCTGtggatcttaaaaaaataaaaatataaaaagtatttattttttttacatatttatttatttatttatttttacataaaatattctttaattgAATTTATGATTTAAAACTGAATAATTAACAACTGAAAAAGTgtcataaaaatatcaaagtattgaattaaaaaagcagaaaagaaaatgttcaaaaagtaaccatgaaatgtacaaaaacaaaagaaaggcagaaaattaccataaaatagcTTTGGAATTGcagtcagaaaatgtattttttttaaaaaggcagaaaataaaatgtttagaaagtaactataaaatgtccaaaaacaaaagaattcacaaaaattactgtaaaatgtaaaatgtacagaaaattatgcccccccccccaaaaaaaaaaaagtccgaatttttttttttaaagctgaaaGGCAAACCTTTAAAAATTATCAAATGTTaagaaacaaaagaagaaatcccgtaAATTCCCACAAAATGTACagaaaatacccccccccccccccaaaaaaaaagtcagaaaatgtatttaaaaaaaaaaaaaaaaaaaaaaacatttaaaaagtatcaaatgttgaaaaacaaaagaggaaataatggaaaaatagcttaaaatgtttacaaaattgcCCCCAAAAAGTCCGAAAATTGTTTTAAGAAAAGGGTGATGGTGGGACGGTGGGTaggttcaaaaagtaaccataaaaatgtcccaaaacaaaagaattcatgaaaattaccttaaaatgtccacaaaatgtattgccaaaaatgtcagaaaattgatggcaAAAAGacctaaaatgttcaaaaacggagatgcttgcaaaaaaaaaatcagtaatttgacagaaaggcagaaatgtctaaaaatgtgaaaaattacacacacacaaaaaaaaaaaaaattacagtcttccctcgctgtaacgcggttcacttttcgcggtctcgctgtatcgcggatttttttttaagtgcaatttttcggatttttttacagtaatatacccattttataaaatttatgaaggtttgaacattgtcaatgtttgaacaagagagaaatgtgagaacatgtaaatgcctcaatgagaaaagtgtataaattgt encodes the following:
- the nthl1 gene encoding endonuclease III-like protein 1, coding for MFSAVLCFRMTSPYFSQNMTVVTRRAEKVARCTAAVAPLRSRRGDADAISSVAVKVEEEEARISQKTASLTTLDGSQDLLQLATAQPKLESDALSLSSLGRRRRQIKVEYDEGGSPVKTEHWEPPDWKKQLAHIREMRSSRDAPVDSMGAEKCYDAEAPANVRRFQVLVSLMLSSQTKDQVTAAAMQRLREHGCTAEKLLSTDEETLGKLIYPVGFWRNKVKFLKMTSAMLVKDYGGDIPDTVEGLVRLPGVGPKMAHLAMDIAWDQVSGIGVDTHVHRISNRLGWLMKPTKNPEATRKALQEWLPRDLWSEINWLLVGFGQQVCLPTNPLCSLCLNQHSCPSAHQSSPAKLLKVQSALSPSSTSSLQAKTESGQETDVNADTINEPQSVNLATQRRKLNRKVKH